One Hordeum vulgare subsp. vulgare chromosome 4H, MorexV3_pseudomolecules_assembly, whole genome shotgun sequence DNA window includes the following coding sequences:
- the LOC123449015 gene encoding putative clathrin assembly protein At2g25430, with product MSSSTIRKALGAVKDQTSIGLAKVTSNIAPELDVLIVKTTSHDDEPAEERHIREILHLTSGSRAHVAAAVAGCARRLSRTRDYVVALKSLMLVHRLLTDGDPFFHRELLHATRRGTRLLNLSDFRDEAHSGSWDHSAFVRTYALYLDQRLEFLLHERKQGSNANGSTSLNGPSPRDRWGSPDPYGRRSPSYTSPPGNGYGGYDDNRERNGGNSDDKRPLTPVRDMKPERVLGRMHHLQQLLDRFLACRPTGGAKQSRMVLVALYQMARESFQLYADICEVLAVLLDRFFDMEYADCVKAFEAYASAAKQIDELCSFYAWCKDTGVARSSEYPEVQRVTDKLLETLEEFMRDRAKRPKSPPREPEPEPVKEEEPEPEDMNSIKALPAPEDYKEPEPEKVEEEVKPEPPPQPQGDLVDLREDTVSADEQGNRLALALFQGPPAAGGSNGSWEAFPSNGANEVTSAWQNPAAEPGKADWELALVETASNLSKQKAVMTGGMDNLLLNGMYDQGVVRQHVNAQATSGSSSSVALPAPGQKTQMLALPAPDGSMQNVGGDPFAASLTFAPPSYVQMAEMEKKQQFLTQEQMMWQQYQRDGMQGPSSLAKLDRTYNNGFGPNPAMPYGMPNAPMANTGYYYPTY from the coding sequence ATGTCGTCGAGCACGATCCGGAAGGCGCTGGGCGCCGTCAAGGACCAGACCAGCATCGGGCTTGCCAAGGTCACCAGCAACATCGCGCCGGAGCTCGACGTGCTCATTGTCAAGACCACCAGCCACGACGACGAGCCGGCCGAGGAGCGCCACATCCGCGAGATCCTCCACCTCACCTCCGGATCCCGCGCCCACGTCGCCGCCGCGGTCGCCGGGTGCGCCCGCAGGCTCTCCCGCACCCGCGACTATGTCGTCGCGCTCAAGTCGCTGATGCTCGTGCACCGTCTCCTCACCGACGGCGACCCCTTCTTCCACCGCGAGCTCCTCCACGCCACGCGTCGGGGCACCCGCCTCCTCAATCTCTCTGACTTCCGTGACGAGGCACACTCTGGGTCGTGGGACCACTCTGCCTTCGTCCGCACCTATGCGCTGTACCTTGACcagcgcctcgagttcctcctccaCGAGCGGAAGCAGGGCTCCAACGCTAATGGAAGCACCAGCCTGAACGGGCCATCCCCGCGTGACCGTTGGGGTTCTCCTGACCCGTATGGCCGGCGGTCACCCTCGTACACCTCCCCTCCGGGGAATGGGTATGGAGGGTACGATGATAACCGTGAGAGGAATGGTGGGAACTCTGATGACAAGAGGCCGCTGACCCCTGTGAGGGATATGAAGCCGGAGCGGGTCCTTGGCCGCATGCACCACCTGCAGCAGCTGCTCGATAGGTTCCTCGCCTGCCGCCCCACAGGTGGTGCGAAGCAGAGCAGGATGGTGCTGGTTGCACTGTATCAGATGGCGAGGGAGAGCTTCCAGCTCTACGCTGATATCTGTGAGGTGCTTGCAGTTCTACTGGACAGGTTCTTTGACATGGAGTATGCTGATTGTGTGAAGGCCTTTGAGGCATATGCCAGTGCGgcaaagcagattgatgagctttgcTCATTTTATGCTTGGTGTAAGGACACCGGGGTTGCGAGATCATCGGAGTACCCAGAGGTGCAGCGGGTCACTGATAAGTTACTGGAGACATTGGAGGAGTTTATGAGGGACCGGGCAAAGCGTCCCAAGAGCCCACCACGGGAGCCTGAGCCCGAGCCCGTCAAGGAGGAAGAGCCAGAGCCGGAGGACATGAACAGCATCAAGGCGCTTCCTGCACCAGAGGACTACAAGGAGCCTGAACCCGAGAAGGTGGAGGAAGAGGTGAAGCCAGAGCCCCCGCCGCAGCCCCAGGGTGATCTGGTGGATCTTAGAGAAGACACTGTGAGTGCAGACGAGCAAGGTAATAGGCTTGCTCTGGCCCTATTCCAAGGACCACCTGCTGCTGGTGGTAGCAATGGGTCATGGGAGGCCTTCCCTTCCAATGGTGCCAACGAAGTGACTTCTGCGTGGCAGAATCCTGCGGCTGAGCCCGGGAAGGCCGATTGGGAACTTGCCCTTGTGGAGACGGCTAGCAACTTATCCAAGCAGAAGGCTGTAATGACAGGTGGTATGGATAACCTGCTACTGAATGGTATGTACGACCAAGGTGTTGTCCGTCAGCATGTCAATGCACAGGCGACTAGTGGGAGCTCCAGCAGTGTTGCCCTACCTGCGCCTGGACAGAAGACACAGATGTTGGCTCTTCCGGCACCAGATGGTTCGATGCAGAATGTAGGTGGAGATCCTTTCGCGGCATCCCTTACCTTTGCACCACCGTCCTATGTGCAGATGGCCGAGATGGAGAAGAAGCAGCAGTTCTTGACACAGGAGCAGATGATGTGGCAGCAGTACCAACGGGATGGCATGCAGGGGCCATCGAGCTTGGCCAAGCTTGATCGGACCTACAacaatggcttcggcccaaatccAGCCATGCCATACGGGATGCCAAACGCGCCAATGGCGAATACAGGGTATTACTACCCCACTTACTGA